A stretch of the Bacteroidota bacterium genome encodes the following:
- a CDS encoding peptidylprolyl isomerase produces the protein MRKTFTLLTFCIILSNPIFSQKEFKKEVIVDFQKSTQDSLFIQKHSDLPYSIENVDFGYGFDTSINQFHRDLLNGIPGRVYGPYKTDTSIFYIKIISADTAYRARVGNIWININIGRESALESANNILKEAQTGKDFDMLCKLYSDDKNSAKDCDLGWTYNTNFVEAFKTEITKHKKGEVYLAETSFGFHIIKSLENPYRERKSVTYVSLTKIKK, from the coding sequence ATGAGAAAAACATTTACCCTACTCACCTTTTGTATCATTTTATCAAACCCTATATTTTCCCAAAAGGAATTTAAAAAAGAAGTAATCGTTGATTTTCAAAAATCAACACAGGATTCACTATTCATTCAGAAACACTCTGACCTTCCCTACTCAATTGAAAATGTTGATTTCGGTTATGGGTTTGATACAAGTATCAATCAATTTCACCGAGACCTTCTGAATGGGATTCCCGGACGAGTATATGGTCCATATAAAACGGACACCTCCATTTTTTACATTAAGATTATTTCTGCTGATACAGCATACAGAGCAAGAGTTGGCAACATTTGGATAAACATAAACATAGGACGTGAAAGCGCACTTGAATCAGCAAACAATATACTCAAAGAAGCTCAAACAGGAAAAGATTTTGATATGCTTTGCAAACTGTATTCAGATGACAAAAATTCTGCAAAAGATTGTGATTTAGGGTGGACATACAACACAAATTTCGTGGAAGCATTTAAAACAGAAATTACCAAACATAAAAAAGGGGAAGTCTATCTGGCAGAAACTTCTTTTGGCTTTCATATTATTAAATCATTGGAAAATCCATACAGAGAAAGAAAATCTGTAACATATGTGAGTTTGACAAAAATAAAAAAATAA
- a CDS encoding VWA domain-containing protein encodes MKTTRTFSTFGQWIFLFVAFFLFSCNAPTKEPDNGGQAAAQTPKNEVIQEEVVPEEIQEPTKAAAPIVCNTIKAHAYTDAEPVAHVEYNVNDRVVDSLNKIIPLYDTSLYNQMAVSYFTSLSQKLHGRAFFTPNADSLLNSIIEILSTRINDGTDIVFLIDKTGSMADDIEKVQKSMDIILNYLEKFDNVKVGIAEYGDKNWHYDFWYNSLDLSYDINKMKTFLKEYETIGNPDTPESVNDAIVKTIEEMSWTPGNKRLLLVIGDAPSQDSTMSDYTLEQVVDKCDSMNVKFNLYPIILGLSPAQRALPKVFVKQSFMKAYPNPVDVNLNVELTIDGPFSYEINDMNGRYLKGGTLTNKNETIDLTELPNGNYLFQVYDQSVKTYNTKMIMVQHN; translated from the coding sequence ATGAAAACAACTCGCACCTTTTCAACCTTCGGCCAATGGATTTTTCTATTCGTTGCATTCTTTCTTTTTTCATGCAATGCTCCTACCAAAGAACCCGACAATGGCGGTCAAGCTGCTGCCCAAACTCCAAAAAATGAAGTGATTCAGGAGGAGGTTGTTCCGGAAGAAATTCAAGAGCCAACGAAAGCTGCAGCCCCCATCGTATGCAATACCATTAAAGCACATGCTTACACTGATGCCGAACCTGTTGCACATGTTGAATACAATGTCAACGACCGTGTTGTGGATTCCTTGAACAAAATCATTCCCTTGTACGACACATCGCTTTACAATCAAATGGCGGTTAGCTATTTTACTTCGTTATCACAGAAGCTTCATGGTCGCGCGTTTTTTACTCCCAATGCCGATAGTTTATTAAACTCGATTATTGAAATCCTATCAACCCGTATTAACGATGGAACCGACATTGTGTTTCTGATCGATAAAACAGGAAGCATGGCCGATGATATCGAAAAAGTTCAAAAAAGCATGGACATCATTTTAAACTATTTGGAAAAATTCGACAATGTAAAAGTGGGAATTGCCGAATACGGTGATAAAAACTGGCACTATGATTTTTGGTACAACAGTTTGGATTTATCTTACGACATTAATAAAATGAAAACGTTTTTGAAAGAGTATGAAACCATCGGAAATCCGGATACCCCCGAATCGGTCAACGATGCCATTGTAAAAACCATTGAAGAGATGAGTTGGACACCGGGCAATAAACGTTTGCTGCTAGTAATCGGTGATGCTCCTTCGCAAGATTCTACGATGTCGGACTATACACTTGAACAAGTAGTAGACAAATGTGATTCGATGAACGTAAAATTTAATTTGTATCCGATTATTCTTGGTTTATCTCCTGCACAACGTGCCTTGCCAAAAGTATTTGTGAAACAAAGTTTCATGAAAGCCTATCCGAATCCGGTGGATGTGAATTTAAATGTAGAACTAACTATTGATGGTCCATTCAGCTACGAAATCAATGACATGAACGGACGTTATCTAAAAGGAGGTACATTGACCAACAAAAACGAAACGATTGATTTAACCGAATTACCAAACGGAAATTATCTTTTTCAAGTGTATGACCAATCCGTTAAAACCTATAATACCAAAATGATTATGGTACAACACAATTAA
- a CDS encoding T9SS type A sorting domain-containing protein, whose translation MKTIAISIPKPCHEDWNKMTPDAKGAFCASCQKSVYDFSNKTDQEIISVFEKEEKGKVCGRFAPSQLSRPVVSFGNPTTTNRLAIFAYALLLVFGAALFSGAEAFGQEIKGDVKVEVMGKVAVHPIETPVETETTPSTDTTVKATITPMVKCGFQRKPDLEYKTLGEVYIEEVEPRVFGDTMIQELPDVDTVIVEDIGIDTIPVVEPTPIEYVVGMIAYVPGPEVEPLIIEQPVDTTTTIDVPVTEEPIPDKLPINDEPVIVPSTELEVFISPNPSSGQITLGYTLENTMPVRIDLFDITGKMVKTLSNQNKQYAGKYNVTYNISDLPNGIYIATLTTANQQVSTKIILTR comes from the coding sequence ATGAAAACAATCGCTATCTCTATCCCAAAACCTTGTCACGAAGACTGGAACAAAATGACTCCCGATGCTAAAGGCGCTTTTTGTGCTTCTTGCCAAAAATCGGTATACGACTTTTCAAATAAAACGGATCAAGAAATTATCTCGGTATTTGAAAAGGAAGAAAAGGGAAAAGTGTGTGGACGATTTGCTCCTTCACAACTTTCTCGCCCCGTTGTTTCTTTTGGTAATCCTACCACCACCAACCGTCTAGCTATTTTTGCTTATGCTTTGTTGTTAGTTTTTGGTGCGGCTTTGTTTAGTGGAGCAGAGGCATTCGGACAAGAAATTAAAGGGGATGTGAAAGTGGAAGTGATGGGCAAGGTTGCTGTTCACCCAATTGAAACGCCTGTTGAAACAGAAACAACTCCTTCAACCGATACCACCGTAAAAGCAACCATCACTCCCATGGTGAAATGTGGATTCCAGCGTAAGCCGGATCTTGAATATAAAACCTTAGGTGAAGTATATATTGAGGAAGTGGAACCTCGCGTTTTTGGTGATACAATGATTCAAGAGTTACCGGATGTTGATACGGTTATCGTGGAAGATATTGGAATTGATACTATCCCTGTGGTGGAACCAACTCCAATTGAATATGTAGTAGGCATGATTGCGTATGTACCTGGTCCAGAAGTGGAGCCGTTGATTATCGAGCAGCCGGTTGATACTACAACAACTATTGATGTTCCAGTTACAGAAGAGCCCATCCCGGATAAATTACCAATCAATGATGAACCGGTAATTGTTCCTTCAACCGAATTGGAAGTGTTTATTTCTCCGAACCCAAGCAGCGGTCAAATTACACTTGGGTATACTTTAGAAAACACCATGCCGGTGCGCATCGATTTATTTGACATCACCGGTAAAATGGTGAAAACCTTGAGTAATCAAAATAAACAATATGCAGGGAAATACAATGTAACGTATAACATTTCTGATTTACCAAATGGGATCTATATTGCTACATTAACAACTGCCAATCAACAAGTAAGTACGAAAATTATCTTAACAAGATAA
- a CDS encoding T9SS type A sorting domain-containing protein, with product MKNKYFLISALLTTSFASYGQTCNLFFSEYLEGSSNNKAIEIYNPLPTAVNLADYKVYRYNNGSPTPSDSLQLVGFLAPGAVYVAGNPSAIPAILSLSDTLSTITFFNGDDVMELRYKPTNTSVDIIGIIGVDPGVNWPVGTGATSEFTLVRNIVHTNGELNWTIGATEWDVYPVNTISFLGSHTGNPCCAVTTSSLTNSSCISYLWAQTGTTYAASGSYHDTVPNFGGCDSIITLNLTILNPVTTNSSVTICAGQSLTVGSSTYSTAGVYTDVLTAANTCDSVVVTNLTVQAALDLTVTNSSPILTANQAGATYQWLDCNNSNLPIASATGQSYTATLAGSYAVEITLGACVDTSACQAVTITSIDEAKTEVFSIYPNPTSGAFALQLNQSAHIKITDALGRIVFVKQLNAGTELVDLTSVSNGVYFLTVLTDNSQFVQRINIAK from the coding sequence ATGAAAAATAAATACTTCTTAATTAGTGCATTGCTTACAACATCGTTTGCGTCTTACGGACAAACATGTAACCTTTTCTTTTCGGAATACCTTGAAGGTAGTTCAAACAACAAAGCGATTGAAATTTACAATCCATTACCTACTGCCGTTAATTTAGCTGATTATAAAGTATACCGTTACAATAATGGTTCTCCAACGCCTTCTGATTCCTTACAATTGGTTGGGTTTCTAGCGCCTGGTGCAGTTTATGTTGCCGGAAACCCGTCAGCTATTCCCGCAATTCTTTCCCTTTCTGATACCTTGAGCACCATCACCTTTTTTAATGGGGATGATGTGATGGAGTTGCGCTATAAGCCAACAAATACAAGTGTGGATATTATTGGTATAATTGGTGTCGATCCAGGAGTCAACTGGCCTGTAGGTACTGGTGCAACCAGTGAATTCACTTTAGTACGAAACATTGTCCATACCAATGGAGAATTGAATTGGACAATTGGTGCTACTGAATGGGATGTATATCCTGTAAACACAATCAGCTTTTTGGGCTCTCATACTGGTAATCCTTGCTGTGCAGTTACCACATCTAGTTTAACAAATTCTTCTTGCATCAGTTATTTATGGGCACAAACAGGAACAACATATGCGGCATCTGGTAGTTATCACGACACAGTGCCTAATTTTGGTGGTTGTGATTCAATCATTACACTTAATTTAACAATTTTGAATCCTGTTACTACAAATTCATCTGTTACTATTTGTGCAGGTCAATCCTTAACTGTCGGATCTAGCACTTATTCAACTGCCGGAGTTTACACGGATGTTTTAACCGCTGCCAATACCTGTGATAGTGTTGTCGTAACCAACCTAACTGTTCAAGCAGCTTTGGATCTTACCGTTACCAATTCTTCTCCCATATTAACAGCAAATCAAGCCGGTGCAACTTATCAGTGGCTGGATTGTAATAATAGTAATTTACCTATCGCCAGCGCAACTGGCCAATCGTATACAGCAACCTTAGCTGGTTCGTATGCCGTTGAAATTACCTTGGGTGCTTGTGTTGATACTTCCGCTTGTCAAGCGGTTACAATTACGTCTATTGATGAAGCAAAAACAGAGGTGTTCTCAATCTATCCAAACCCTACATCGGGAGCATTTGCCTTGCAACTCAACCAATCTGCACACATTAAAATTACCGATGCACTTGGAAGAATTGTTTTTGTGAAACAATTGAATGCAGGTACCGAGCTTGTTGACTTAACATCTGTTTCGAATGGTGTTTATTTTTTAACCGTGTTAACCGACAATTCACAATTTGTACAACGAATCAATATTGCGAAATAG
- a CDS encoding DUF2461 domain-containing protein: protein MSKIQLSNLEFLKLIAKNNNRDWFNKNKDRYLKEHENIVAFADALLFEMNKHDVIENPSGKKSLHRIYRDTRFSKEKTPYKTNWSGGFQRATKQRRGGYYFHIEAGNTFVAGGFWGPDPKDLKRIRDEFAYDATPLRKILKSKKFVDTFGTLKGDQIKTTPKGFDANDPAIDLLRYKQFIIVKKFTDKEVLSEKFAKQLSDTFRSMRPFLDYMTDVLTTDVNGISIV, encoded by the coding sequence ATGTCAAAAATTCAACTCTCCAATCTCGAATTCTTAAAACTAATCGCAAAAAATAATAACCGCGATTGGTTTAATAAAAATAAAGATCGCTATTTAAAAGAACACGAAAACATCGTTGCTTTTGCAGATGCGTTGTTGTTCGAAATGAACAAACACGATGTGATTGAAAATCCGAGTGGAAAGAAAAGTTTGCACCGCATTTACCGCGATACCCGATTCTCAAAAGAAAAAACACCATACAAAACGAACTGGAGCGGAGGTTTTCAACGGGCGACCAAGCAGCGCAGAGGAGGATATTATTTTCACATCGAAGCAGGAAATACGTTTGTTGCAGGTGGTTTTTGGGGACCAGATCCGAAAGATTTGAAACGCATCCGCGATGAATTTGCCTATGATGCAACACCGTTGCGTAAAATACTAAAAAGCAAAAAATTTGTCGATACCTTCGGGACACTCAAAGGAGACCAAATCAAAACAACACCCAAAGGCTTTGATGCAAACGATCCTGCAATTGATTTGCTTCGATACAAACAATTCATCATTGTAAAAAAATTCACGGATAAAGAAGTTCTTTCCGAAAAATTCGCAAAACAACTGAGTGATACATTCAGAAGTATGCGTCCGTTTTTGGATTATATGACGGATGTATTAACCACAGATGTGAATGGAATATCCATCGTTTAG
- a CDS encoding tetratricopeptide repeat protein yields the protein MKTLFLLFTLFVVSKNCVSQDTDFYNTYFEGNALLAKGQYDKAIEKYNEAIKLFPADYVYFNRGNANFKKGDMKNALLDYSITIKMKDSYAEAYFQRALVKSSTGDATSCDDFKKAVKLELEGAKEAFRKNCK from the coding sequence ATGAAAACCTTATTTCTGCTTTTTACTCTTTTTGTCGTTTCTAAAAATTGTGTTTCACAGGACACCGACTTTTACAACACCTATTTCGAAGGAAATGCGCTATTGGCAAAAGGTCAATACGACAAAGCCATTGAAAAATACAACGAGGCCATTAAGCTTTTTCCGGCCGATTATGTTTATTTCAACCGAGGCAATGCCAACTTCAAAAAGGGCGACATGAAAAATGCATTACTGGATTACTCGATAACGATTAAAATGAAAGACTCCTATGCGGAGGCCTATTTTCAGAGAGCATTGGTAAAAAGTTCCACAGGAGATGCAACCAGCTGCGATGATTTTAAGAAAGCTGTAAAACTAGAACTTGAAGGTGCAAAAGAAGCATTTCGAAAAAATTGCAAATAA
- a CDS encoding DUF2807 domain-containing protein has product MKTVSVLLKSILVISTLVFAGCNDVTVSTGDGSEEVKASGVKMTEVREIPAFNQISLEGVFNVYLQQKDKESVRIEADENVLPLIVTEVVDGILTVKLKDDTKIVKMKLINVYITLKDIQKLETKGVGMVQCMEKLNLKTVELSLKGVGATKLNLDCETLTIQSELVGSLGLQGSGKSLTIKHKGIGALEAFDFKAERVNLETDGVGKAEVFASEELIVDAKGLGGVEYKGNPSKKISRKKG; this is encoded by the coding sequence ATGAAAACTGTATCAGTTCTGTTAAAAAGTATCTTAGTTATTTCTACATTGGTTTTTGCCGGATGTAATGATGTCACCGTTTCAACCGGTGATGGCTCTGAAGAAGTAAAAGCCAGTGGAGTAAAAATGACGGAAGTGCGTGAAATTCCTGCCTTTAATCAAATTTCTTTGGAAGGTGTTTTTAATGTCTACTTGCAGCAGAAAGATAAAGAATCGGTGCGCATTGAGGCAGATGAAAATGTGTTGCCTTTAATTGTTACGGAAGTAGTGGATGGTATTTTGACCGTGAAGTTGAAGGACGATACGAAGATTGTAAAAATGAAATTAATCAATGTGTATATTACCTTGAAAGACATTCAGAAATTAGAGACCAAAGGAGTAGGGATGGTGCAATGTATGGAGAAATTAAATTTAAAAACAGTGGAATTGAGTTTAAAAGGTGTTGGGGCAACAAAATTAAATCTGGATTGTGAAACATTAACGATTCAATCAGAATTAGTGGGTAGTTTGGGTTTGCAAGGTTCCGGAAAATCGTTAACAATAAAACACAAAGGAATTGGTGCTTTGGAGGCATTTGATTTTAAAGCAGAAAGAGTGAATCTAGAAACGGATGGTGTAGGAAAGGCAGAAGTATTTGCTTCAGAAGAATTAATTGTTGATGCAAAAGGTTTAGGTGGTGTTGAATACAAAGGGAATCCGAGTAAAAAAATATCAAGAAAGAAGGGCTAG